The segment GAACAGCGTGCGGTCGCGGTCCAGCAATGGCGCCAGATGTGCGGGCCGATAGCTTTGTCGCCGGGCAAACAGGATCATGTGGTGGGCGCGTTGCACCGTGTTGATGCTGTCGACCTGCACAAATCCCAGCCGCTGAATCAGAGCGCAGAGATCGTCACCCTTGGTAGGGCCGCTTGGTGACTCTGCCAGCGCGTGACGATGCAGGAACAGCCGCCGGGCAAGGCGGTTGGGCAGGATGGAACGGGTCATGCCGAAAGTGGCCGCGCGTGCAACATCAGCGCCGCTTGAGCGTGTCGCCAAAAGTGATTTTGGGCGTCAGTTCGACCAGGGTTTCGATCTCGGCATTCGGATCTTCGACCCGTGCGGCAATGATCTGGGCGGCGCGTTTGCCGATTTCCGCTCGACAGGCATCCATCGTCGCCAGTTGACGCGGCAACCCTTGCAGCAGTTCGACCCCGTTGAACCCGGCCAGGCCAATCTGCATCGGGATATCGATTCCTTTTTCCAGCAGGTACAGCAATCCGCCCGCCGCAATCATGTCATTGGAATAATATAGAAAATCCAGATCTTCGGTGCGCTCCAATAGGGCTTGTGTCATCTCGCGCCCCTTGGCAAGAGCGGAACCGCCGGAATAGAAAATCTGATCCGCAACCTCAACTCCGCCCTTAGCCAATGCCTCGGTAAACCCTTCGAAGCGTTTGCGGGCGCGGTGATCCAGCGGCATCTTGGTGCCCAGAAAGCCGATGCGTTCGTAATTCGCCTTGAGGATCGCCTGCGCCATCATCCGACCTGCGCGGCGATGAGAAATTCCGACCATCGCATCGACCGGCGTGCCGTCCACATCCATGATCTCGACCACCGGAATACCGCTGTTCTTAAGCATGGCGCGAGCGGCATCGGTATGTTCAATGCCTGCGATGATCACGCCTGAGGGTCGCCAAGAGAGCATTTCATACAACACCCGCTCTTCTTTTTCGGGCAGGTAATCCGTGACGCCGAACACCGGCTGCAATTCAGTCTCTTCCAACACGTGGGAAATGCCGGTCAGCACCTCAGGAAACACCATGTTGCTGAGGGACGGCACAATAACCGCGACCAGGTTCACCCGCTGGCTGGCCAGAGCGCCCGCGATCTTGTTGGGAACATAGCCCAGCGTCTTGGCCGCCTCGAGCACCTTTTCCCGGGTTTCGGCTGAGACATCGCCGCGGTTGCGCAGCACCCGGCTGACAGTCATTTCAGAAACGCCAGATGCCTCAGAGACATCACGGAGCGTCAGGGGGCGGGGGTCGTCATGAGCCACATACGCTCTCCTCAATTGGGCATGTTCGCGGGTAACGTAGAACGGCAGAGTGCCACATGGTAGGGGTATCTGAACGGGATTGTTGGCAATAGGCGAAAATCGTAGTTCCAGTAGATGACAAGCCGGAAGTGGCGGGCTATGCAGTCGTGGCGTGGTCCCGTGGCTCAACTGGATAGAGCAGCCCCCTCCTAAGGGGCAGGTTGCAGGTTCGAATCCTGCCGGGGTCACCAAAAACACCTGAAAAATATGGCTTATTTACAGGGCTTTGTGCAGGAGCTTGCAGAAACTCCCGTGAGCTTTCGGGCCGAATTCTGCTGAAACGGCGGAAATCTCGTACAAATCCCGTACAAAATTCGCACGTCCTTGCGTCTTTTGAAGCCTTCCAATGAGCTGGCGGGTTGCAAACACATGCGCGGAACGGAAGTTCGGCAGCGCCACACGCAAGCAGATCATCATGTTCTTGGCGGACAAGGCGTCAGATGATGGTTCAGGTATCTGGTGTTCCAAGGGCACAATCCAGCGACATACCGAGCTGGGGGAGACCACGGTTAAGCGAACCGTCCGCGAGTTTTTGAAAGAAGGTATCTTGATCGAGACCGGCGCACGCACCTGCAAGAACGGTTTCACCGTCGTCTACCGGATCGATCTGGCCAAGGTTGAGGCGCTGGACCCCACGCTTGAACCCGAGATTGAGACGGGGTCCACAGTGGCCCCCGTCCAGTCTGGACCGGGTACGGGGTCCACTGTGGCCGGGGTACCGGGGCCACCACGGCCCCCAAACCATCCTAAAACCATCCATAAACCACCTACGCGCGAGCGCGAGGCGGCGGCGGATCAAGAAGCTGAGAAGGTTTTGGCAGCTTACCCGCCCGACCGGCTGCGGGGCAAAGCGGCCTGCCTTGTCCAGATCGAAGAGGCCATGAAGGAAGGTATCAGGTCAGAGGACATGCGGCAGGCCGTCCAAGCTTATGCCACCGACAGCGCTGGTTTTACCCGCTCCAAGGTCTGCTTTTCCGACAACTGGTTTCAGTTGCGGCGCTGGCAGGCTTATGTCGAGAAGCAGGCGGAAGATCGAGAAAAGGCGACCGCGTTGCAGGCGGACCACCATGCGCGGCTGGCCTGCTGGATCAGTGATCGCAGCCCGATGTGCAAACACATCACGGCCAAGCAGATCGACGGATTGCTGGCCTCAAGGCTGGTGACGCAGGCCCAAATCCTAGCCGCAGGCCTCAAATCATGACCGCTACTGATCCCACTGAAGAGCAAACAGCAAGGCGACCCATGTCATACGCTGGCGCTGCTGACACGGGACCTTGCGAGGGGCGGCAAGCCTCCCCTTCGAACCCCACCGGCGCTGGCAAAGCCCGCACCAAAGAGCCGCTGGCCGAGACCTTCGTCTTTCGGTGCACAGCGGCAGAGAAGGCCCAGTTGCGCGCCAAGGCCGAGGCCGCTGGCTTGCCTGCCGCGACCCTGCTGCGCGAGGCACTTGGGCTGACCGAGGCCCGCCGTCGCAAGCCCATCCCCCGCGTCGATCCGGCGCTCGTGCTGGCCGTCGGGCGCATCGGCGGCAACCTCAACCAGATCGCCCGCTGGCTGAACCGCGCGATGCTGGCGGGTCGCGTTGATCTCGACACGCTCACCGTTGCCCGCCGCTTGCTGACAATCGAGCGCCAGCTTGCCCAGATCGTCGAGGCCGCACGCCGATGCTGATCAAGTTCTTCCGCAACGGCAAAGGCGCGGGGGCGGGTCCTGTCGGCTACCTCGTCGCGGACAAGGTGCTGGCCTATGACGACAACCGCGACCTGATCCGCGATGCAGACGGCCAGCCGATGACCGTGACGCGGGAGCCTTTGCCTGAAGTCCTTCGCGGCAATCCCGACCGCACCGAAGCCCTGATCGATGCCAGCCGCCACCAGTGGACCTACCGCGCGGGGGTGATCAGCTTTGCCGCCGAGGATGCCCCGACCGAGGATCAGCAGGCCGAGGTCATGGACGGGTTCGAGCGTCTGGCCTTCGCGGGGCTGGACCCTGAGCAATATGACGTGCTCTGGGTCCGACATACCCACGAAGACCGGGTCGAGCTTCACTTCTGCACACCGCGCTTGGAACTGACCTCGGGCCGCAGCCTGAACATCGCCCCGCCAGGCTATGAGAAGGCCTTCGATAGCCTGCGCGACGTGATGAACCAGCGCCACGGCTGGGCCGATCCGATGGAGCTGGAGCGCACCCAAGAGGTCCGTGACGCCATCGAGACACCAACCCGCGCCCAAGGCCGCGACGAGTTGCATGGGTGGCTCCAAGACCAGATCAGCGTCGGTCTGATCATCGACCGTGCCAGCATGCTCGATGCGCTCACCGATGCGGGCTTCGATATCCCGCGCGCAGGCAAAGCCTACCTGACCGCCCAAGACCCCGACACCGGCGAGCGCTGGCGTTTGAAAGGAGAGATTTTCCATGAAAACTGGCAAGCCGACCCGGCTGAGCGAGAAGTTGAACGCGGAGCTGGACACGATCCGGCAAGACTACGCTGCCTCGATGGCATCCCAGCTCGAGAGCTTCAGGACCGATTTGAGCAAAGTTGCGACCATCGCGCATCGTACAATGGTAATCCCCCCATTAAAAATGGGGGGATTACCACGACACCCCTGACAGCCTTGGAAAGCGACTTGCTCGCCTGCGTCGAGCGGTTGGTGACGGCCTGCGAGGTCTCAGCAAAGGAATTGAGCGGATTAGAGGAACGCTCGACGAACAGGATGCAGAGCCAGCTGGATGGTATCGCACAATGCGTGACACTGCTGGTGCGTTCGCAAGCCGTATCAATGAAAGCATTGCGTGGATTGTTGAACAAGGAAGCGAGCTACGCGACGCTGGACGAACAATTGAGCACGAGCTTGAGCTTAGCGAAGGACGCCGAAGAGAGGCTGAGACAGAGCTAGAGGAGCGGGAGGTCGAGATGGATCGGGGGATGACGCATTAGGAGTCAGTTGGGGTCAGCAGTGTGGCGAAGCAAACTTTCGCTGCTCATACCAAATACCTGTGAAAATTGGTGCGAAGTGTTCAGAGATCGAAATGGGAGGCACATTTTACCCAAAGCGGAATTTGGGACAAGTCTACTTTGGAAGCGAAGTCGCTTCCATAACGCTGTCCATCAATGGCACTCAGAACCTTCAGTGTGCAAAGCGCCTGATTTGTTGCCAGCATAGGTAATTCTGAAAACTGACTTTGCCACTCGACAATAAACGCAGAAATCAAATCTCTTCCGGGGTCAACCGTCAGAGACCAGTCGTTCTCGTTAAGCGATCTCATATGAGCGCCGACTGACTGTGCTGCTGGATGAGCGTAGCCGCAAAGTTCAGTATACATATCATAAATTCTTGGTGCATAGGGCTCCAAGCTTTTGACATACACGTGTGTCCGCTCGGCGCGATGGCTGTCAGCACTATCTTCGCCGTTCTTCACCTTCCTTGCGTGAGTATAGTGAATCAATGAATTTTCTAAGTCACTTGAAGAAATAAAAGGATTCGAGTTTCCGCCAAGCATTCTTTTTATTTCTGAGCTATTTTCAGCTATCGTGAGCGGCACCAAATTTAGGGAGTGAATAGTGTCTCCGGAAAATTCAGTAAGTGCGCGAACGGACGACATGAATGATAAGAAATTATCGTCTTCATAAGCAGAATCGATTGCCCTTACCCAATTGACTGTTCTGATGATCGCGGTTGCACTTGAAAAGTGGGCTCGGTCCAAAATTTCTTGCCAGTATTGAATGCCCGCTCGACCCATATCTTTGGATGCCAGGTCTCTAAACTCATCTTCGCTCAAAAAGTTGTAAACGATGTTACCGTCTCTAAACTCTCCAACAAGAGTAGACAGGTTAGTCATGATCGTTTGACCAGTTTCACCAAAGATTTGTGTTACGTTTTTCACGAGACGCCCCCAAAATTTGGATCAATAGGCCATATAAACTAACTGATATAAAGGGCAAATAGCCTTGAAGCGGACATTTTTGCGCGCCGCAGCAACCACGGTGGCGTAAGTGCAGAATTGCACCCATTTACGCGACTGGCTGCCACTAGGCGGCAACGAGCGGTTCGATGCTAGACACGTCGATTTCTTTGGCCGCTACCGCCATGTCGTAGTTTGTCTGCAGGTTCACCCAATAAGCCGGTGTCGTGTTGAACACGCGGGCGAGACGGAGCGCCGTATCAGGCGTGATCCCCGTAGTTCCCTTGATAAGCCGCTCGATGCGTGTCCGGGGTACACCCAGACGTCGCGCAAACGCGATTGCTCCCAGGTCCAAGGGATCAAGATAAAGTTCTTTCAGGACTGCACCGGGGTGTATTGGTTCATCAAGTACGCTCATCAACATTCCTTTCTTGCGGTAATAGGCAGTCTCGATTTACTTAGTGCCGTCCGGCGTCTGAAAATATTTCGTGGTAACAAAACCCATCAAGAAACACCCTGTAGTCCCGCAGAAAAACTCTACCTCTTGCTGGATTTGTGGAGGAAAGCCCAGTGATTGCTCGTATGTTTGGTCCGAATGACAAGCCGCGCAATGAAAATTCACCTGCCATGGCCAATTTTGTGAAACGACCAGGGCA is part of the Puniceibacterium sp. IMCC21224 genome and harbors:
- the mobC gene encoding plasmid mobilization relaxosome protein MobC: MSYAGAADTGPCEGRQASPSNPTGAGKARTKEPLAETFVFRCTAAEKAQLRAKAEAAGLPAATLLREALGLTEARRRKPIPRVDPALVLAVGRIGGNLNQIARWLNRAMLAGRVDLDTLTVARRLLTIERQLAQIVEAARRC
- a CDS encoding relaxase/mobilization nuclease domain-containing protein — protein: MLIKFFRNGKGAGAGPVGYLVADKVLAYDDNRDLIRDADGQPMTVTREPLPEVLRGNPDRTEALIDASRHQWTYRAGVISFAAEDAPTEDQQAEVMDGFERLAFAGLDPEQYDVLWVRHTHEDRVELHFCTPRLELTSGRSLNIAPPGYEKAFDSLRDVMNQRHGWADPMELERTQEVRDAIETPTRAQGRDELHGWLQDQISVGLIIDRASMLDALTDAGFDIPRAGKAYLTAQDPDTGERWRLKGEIFHENWQADPAEREVERGAGHDPARLRCLDGIPARELQDRFEQSCDHRASYNGNPPIKNGGITTTPLTALESDLLACVERLVTACEVSAKELSGLEERSTNRMQSQLDGIAQCVTLLVRSQAVSMKALRGLLNKEASYATLDEQLSTSLSLAKDAEERLRQS
- a CDS encoding LacI family DNA-binding transcriptional regulator, encoding MAHDDPRPLTLRDVSEASGVSEMTVSRVLRNRGDVSAETREKVLEAAKTLGYVPNKIAGALASQRVNLVAVIVPSLSNMVFPEVLTGISHVLEETELQPVFGVTDYLPEKEERVLYEMLSWRPSGVIIAGIEHTDAARAMLKNSGIPVVEIMDVDGTPVDAMVGISHRRAGRMMAQAILKANYERIGFLGTKMPLDHRARKRFEGFTEALAKGGVEVADQIFYSGGSALAKGREMTQALLERTEDLDFLYYSNDMIAAGGLLYLLEKGIDIPMQIGLAGFNGVELLQGLPRQLATMDACRAEIGKRAAQIIAARVEDPNAEIETLVELTPKITFGDTLKRR
- a CDS encoding HigA family addiction module antitoxin, whose translation is MSVLDEPIHPGAVLKELYLDPLDLGAIAFARRLGVPRTRIERLIKGTTGITPDTALRLARVFNTTPAYWVNLQTNYDMAVAAKEIDVSSIEPLVAA